DNA from Salinispora arenicola:
CCGCGGTCACCGTGACACCCGCCGGCAAACTGACAGCGACCGGCATGCTGCTGTCAGCAGTGGACCCGTCACCCAACTGACCGGAGGCATTGTCACCCCAGGCAAGGGCGGTGTCCGCCGCGACAGCCGACGGAGACGGCCCGTTCTGTGCGACCGCGGGCGACACGCCAACCGCCTGGGTGACTGTCACGGCCATCGCGAGGGCGAACCAACCCCCGGCGGCCTTCCTTGCCCGACGCGCCCGGGCACCACAGCCTGCCCGCTGGCGGATTCCTCGCACCGCTCAACACCTCCGAGCGAATAATTCCACAAATAGGACAAAAGCCGTTTTACCGGCATACGGCTCAGGGGGCGAGGAGAAACGCCTGGAAGGACTTGACCAATCCACCCACGGCTTCAGCGAGCCCGACCCTCGACGTCAGCGATATCGCCCCTCAGGCCGTCACCAGCACCGCGCAGTGGAGTCCACACTGCCGCGGCGGAAGCCCACCGCTCCGGCATCTCCAGATCGGTTATTCTAGTGCTAGAATAATTGCATGGAGCTGACTCCCGCCGAGCTGACCGTGTTGGGCCTGATCATCGAACGGCCGCAACACGGCTACGACCTGGAACAGGTGATCGAACAGCGCGGCATCCGACGGTGGACAGAGATCGGCTTCTCCTCGATCTACTATCTGCTCGGCAAGCTCGAGCAACGCGGCCTCCTCCACGTTCCGGAGGCGCCGACCGGGAAGTCCCGCCGCGTCTTCCACGCCACCGAAGAGGGCCGCCGGGCCGCCGCACGCGGCGTACTGACACTGGTCGCCGACGCACGGCCGGTCCCCCATCCCCTGCTGGTCGGTGTCGCCAACCTGTCCCTGCTCTCGGCGCAGCAGTACGCACAGGCGCTACGCACCCGACTGGCGCAGGTCGAAGCCCAGATCGCCGCGGTCCAGGACGCCCAGGCGATCCAGGAACGGGACACGCAGGGCGTCCCACCACTCGCGACACGCGAACTGTTCTCCTACTCCCTCAGCCTCATGGAGGCAGAAAGGCAGTGGCTCGCCAGCCGAGTCCAGGAACCCGATGGTGAACAAGACTGACGAAAAGATCGACTTCAAGAAGACCCTCGACGCGTATCGCGCGCAATCGGGTCGACTGCGGATTGTCGACGTACCCGACATGCAGTACCTCATGACCGACGGCCACGGTGATCCCGGCACCTCACCCGCCTTCGCCGAGGCGATCGCGATGCTCTACCCGGTGGCGTACGGACTGAAGTTCGCCAGCAAGCGAGACCTCGGGCGCGACTACGTCGTCCCGCCGCTGGAGGGCCTGTGGTGGGCCGAGGACATGGACTCCTTCACCACCGCACGGGACAGGACGCAGTGGGACTGGACAGTGATGCTCATGGTCCCGGAATGGATTGACCAGAGCATGTTCGAGGCGGCCATCGAGCAGGTCAGGGCCACACACCGAGCGGCTCGGCTCGACCATGTCCGCCTCCAGACGCTGTCCGAAGGACGGTGCGTGCAGACGCTGCACCTCGGCTCCTTCGACAACGAGGCCGACGTACTCGAACACATGCATCACGAGTTCATCCCCAGCCACGGGCTCCGCATGACCGGAAAGCACCACGAGATCTACTTCAACGACTTCCGCAAGGTCGCACCAGACAAGCTACGCACCATCCTCCGACAGCCGGTCACCGACATCCGGGCATAGCCGTCCGATCGAGTCCGAACGCATGAGGCAATCTCGGTGACGGTGCTGTCCACAGCGTCTGATAGTCCCTCCGTGAAGGTCGGGGCTATCGGACGCGGACCAGGACCTCGTTGTCGACCACGTCGAAGGTGGTGTCGATCCCCACCTCGGCCGTGATCTGCGCCAGGTAGGCGCGGACCGCGCGCCCGTCCGTTGTGTCCGCCCGATGCGGTACCGGCTCATGCGCCTCGTTGATCACCACAGGTACGACCCCAACCCGGTCGATGCGACCGTCGACGATGTGCAGCCGCACGATCGCCGAGTTCCGGGCCTCCTCCTTCAGGTCCCGGTGGGGGGAACGTTCCTGGTGGAACTCGTTCGCCTTCTCGAACCATTCCTTGCTGTACGACTGCCACCAGCGCTCGTTGATCTCGAGGGCGAAGTTGCCCAGACTGTAGAAGATGACCTTGCCTCGATAGACCTCCACCGGCTTCAGGATGTGCGGGTGGTGCCCGATCACCGCGTCGGCGCCGGCGTCGATCGCCGCGTGCGCCACCACCGGCTGGTAGTCCGCGAGCCGTGCGGGCTGAAAATGCAGGCCCCAGTGCAGCGACACGATCAGCACGTCCACCTGATCGCGCAACTCACCGATGTTCGCGACGAGCGCCGCCAGATCGGATTCGTCCGGCGAGGTTCTGACCAGGGGCGGGCCGCCCGGCTGGTCGTACTCGAACGGTTCATAGTGCGTTCTCGCCCGCATCGGCGCCACACCGTGCTTACCCGGCCCGGCGTAGTAGCCATCCGGCGCGACCGAGCAGTAGGCCAGGAATCCGACCCGGGTCCCGTCCCGTTCGATGATCCCCGGCCGGCGCGCCTCGCCGATGTCCGCCCCCGCACCCACCACGGTGATGCCGTGGCGCCGACACCGCTCGATGCAGTCGAGTAACGCGTCGGCCCCCCAGTCGCCGGCGTGGTTGCTCGCCATCGAAATGACGTCGAAGCCCGCGTGCGGGATCGCCACCAGGTTCTCCACGTCGTGCGGTACGCCTCCGCGCGGTCCGGACGAGCCCAGGGATCCCTGGTCTGAGTACGCGGTCTCCAACTGGCCGAAGGTGACGTCCGCCTCGGTCAACAGGTCTCGCACGTACCGGAAGATGTCGTGTGGGCGGTCGCGTGCGATGAGCAGGTCACCGGTGGCGGCAACGACGATCCCCCGATTATTACCCACGGGATCGACGTTAGCACTGTCGGTAATCAGCCACCGATCGATCGCGCTTGCCCGTTCGACTCACCCGATTCACCTGGTCGCACGCGGGGGTACACAAT
Protein-coding regions in this window:
- a CDS encoding CapA family protein gives rise to the protein MGNNRGIVVAATGDLLIARDRPHDIFRYVRDLLTEADVTFGQLETAYSDQGSLGSSGPRGGVPHDVENLVAIPHAGFDVISMASNHAGDWGADALLDCIERCRRHGITVVGAGADIGEARRPGIIERDGTRVGFLAYCSVAPDGYYAGPGKHGVAPMRARTHYEPFEYDQPGGPPLVRTSPDESDLAALVANIGELRDQVDVLIVSLHWGLHFQPARLADYQPVVAHAAIDAGADAVIGHHPHILKPVEVYRGKVIFYSLGNFALEINERWWQSYSKEWFEKANEFHQERSPHRDLKEEARNSAIVRLHIVDGRIDRVGVVPVVINEAHEPVPHRADTTDGRAVRAYLAQITAEVGIDTTFDVVDNEVLVRVR
- a CDS encoding PadR family transcriptional regulator, whose product is MELTPAELTVLGLIIERPQHGYDLEQVIEQRGIRRWTEIGFSSIYYLLGKLEQRGLLHVPEAPTGKSRRVFHATEEGRRAAARGVLTLVADARPVPHPLLVGVANLSLLSAQQYAQALRTRLAQVEAQIAAVQDAQAIQERDTQGVPPLATRELFSYSLSLMEAERQWLASRVQEPDGEQD
- a CDS encoding GyrI-like domain-containing protein — protein: MVNKTDEKIDFKKTLDAYRAQSGRLRIVDVPDMQYLMTDGHGDPGTSPAFAEAIAMLYPVAYGLKFASKRDLGRDYVVPPLEGLWWAEDMDSFTTARDRTQWDWTVMLMVPEWIDQSMFEAAIEQVRATHRAARLDHVRLQTLSEGRCVQTLHLGSFDNEADVLEHMHHEFIPSHGLRMTGKHHEIYFNDFRKVAPDKLRTILRQPVTDIRA